Genomic DNA from Theobroma cacao cultivar B97-61/B2 chromosome 3, Criollo_cocoa_genome_V2, whole genome shotgun sequence:
AGACCAAAAGGTAGTTTCTCTACAGGAGGATGGATGATGACAATGATGGTTTTTCTTTCGAGGAGGCAGCTGTGGAGATGACTGGGGACTCAAAAACTTGAAGAAAGCCTGGGAGGATCTTGTGAAGCAGCTGGAGGACACCAAGATTATTAGTATATGCAAATAATCAGAATCATGTATAGAAGAGCTGCCCTGCCATTATAGGGTGATATCAGATCAAGAATGGGTTGTTGTACACGAGGGATGCAAGTATAGATTTGGATTACTGAGACTGGATTTGTGGAAGGTTAATTCTTCGCCCTCCtgtcttgaatttttttgtttctttaaatCACTCACAATCTAGTTAGCTAGCATATATCAATCACATTCTAGAATTCAATCTTGTCACACCCTACACAGACCAATGTTTTTGTTTCTAGTATGGCCCCATCAATGCAGGGAATGGTTGAAAGGCATTGAATATTATCTTTTACTACACGTATCTTGTAAATTAAATGGTGCGGTTCTTGACATTTTTGGTTGAGTAACTTGGTGTTGCCTTCCAGTTGGGATAGTATGGTCAGTCCTTATCAGCGAGGCTATTTGTCACTGTTGCTTGATCCGTTACTGCGGTTAGCGAACTTTGGTCCGTTCCTTAAGTGGATAGCCCGATTAAATTTTGCATTTGATATTGACAACCCAACCTATGAAGCCTAGCCTATTATTAAACATGTTCCCTATAGCATTCCCATTTAGTATGATCCATTTGTGTGGAttatttgagtttgagttGCAATTTAGAAATCAGAATTTACTACGATATTGGACATATTGTCTGCTTTCTGTGTGGATATAATGCAAACTATATGGTATAAGCAAATTAGTTTTAGTAGTGCAAAAATATTCAAGAAGCTTTTGTTTATATCATAGGATTGCAATTGCCTGTCTTCCTTTTGTAGGATTAGTTGGCATGTCATTGTTTTTGTACCAGCAAATGTTGTCGTGGGCTTGGGTTCAGCCATCTCAATACCATATCTTGTGGTTTTTGTTAGTTATTTAGTACTACCTGGTTCTGTTTATTTCGGTTCAGCCTTGGATAAGCAGACAATTGGGAAGGGCTTGGGTATTGAGAATAACGCATCAAGAAGATGCTTTGTGAAAGAAAGagtgacaaagattttgaccaacacaaaggcaaagaaaaagagtaagaGCAAGAGACAGGTAGGACTCCAAACAGgcaattgatatttgataatagTTTGGTAGCAACTGGTTCCTAGTCCAAAAGCATAGCGAACAGCGATTGGATAAGACGTGAGAGGATAACATTTGTCATCCGCTGTGTTTTTCGGCTTTAGAATAGCTACAAAAAGCCAAAGAAGTTTGTAAGCAAGCATCGCtgtgttttaaaaaatgaagtaaacgatggagaagaaaaaggtcTGGAAGTTGATATTCATAGAGGCAGAGGCAGAGGCAGAGGCAGGAACAGCAGGTTGTTTTTGGAGCAAGGGAAAATTCACAGATTAAAAAAGGTAGTGGCTTTGGCCTTCCATGCACCATGCTTCTACTCTTGTTCGTTTTTTCATCCTCTTGCATGATCCAATAATCCACCCTAAACCCCTACCCTAAGCACTAATAGCTTTCAACTTTGTATTCAAAGCGATGATCCAGTCAAAGCAAAAGAGTAATAAATGCCGGAACACAACAAACAAACTAGCAACgataatattttgttatcaaAGGAGGACGGCTTGGCCTACAACGATCGATTGTGACGTTTGGTAATACTACACTATGCTATACTAGCTTTCTCACCTAACTTCCCATTTTCATATCTAATTGAGCTTACTTTAAACTTTAATGTTGGACTGTTGTGACATGACAGTGCAAAAGCTCCAAGAAACATCCTGTCACCGACACTGCATCATTTACATCAGTCTCTCGGTTAGTCCAATGTGCTGTGTCTGTCGTGTTGCTCTATACCCTAGCCCTAATCCTGATCGCTTCAAATttcctatttatttatttttctaaactGGGTATTCTCCTTTTATAACACACCTTGGTATCCCAACACGTATACACAACTACTGCAACCAAAACGACACCGAAACGAATTAAAATGCAATgaataaggaaaaataaattacatcaaagatttttttttaaaaataataaaaaaaaattcccacGTAAAGAGTGATAAAATCTTCCGACAGATACTGAAAGTTGCAGACAGGGTGGCATTTAATTTATGTGAAGGTAACAACATTTCTTGATGTTCCAACAGCAGAGCTGAATCTCAGAAAAACATGTTGACAAATAATGaaggaaaagggaagaaacttTGAGATGATGAAGGAAGCCTTCAATGAAAAGCAGCTTCTCAACATccatatatatagtaaattacACAAATGAATAGATAAATAATCACATATTTGTTTGCTGGGAATTCTATGCATCCCTACAAAACCTGAAAGCTTTCAACTAGATGTACATGGGATCTTTGTCTTCCACTAGCTAGTTTATTAACTAGGATGAGTGCATAACCCTCGGGCTAGGGCAGGCTACtccaaaaaatgaattaatttaatcaaaaatgaaTATCCTGAAAAATCGTCACGCTGGCCTTTTTCATGTCTTCAGCTTCTTTAGGGGTTGATCAGAATCCTCACCGCATCCAACTCTAGAACGTGTCGTCCCCTGATTTGCAGTGGGAGCCTCCCTATCCTGGAGCACCATAAATACCGCAGAATTAGGTTGTATTCCTTGGTTTTacaagataaaaattaaataagatgCTAACAGTTATTGTGAATTCCTAAATGATTAAACAACTAGAACAATGCAACGGCAAGTTGCAATGCCAAACAACCTTAAGTGTGGATGCTGAAGCAGTAGGCCTACTACTGGATCGCTTCCCAAGCTCAATTTGCACTGAGATGCTGGCATGTGACAAATCCACTCCAGAAGTCTGCAGTGCTTGTGTTAGAGTATTCAACAACCTGTCAAACACCATgatcaattaataaatcatGTATTCCTTAAAGATGGACTGCAAAAGTGGCTGTCTAATTATAACTGCTTCTTccataaaaataaactagacTGCTATTCTTCACAAAGCTAAGTGAGATAATCTCACCAGCTGAACCTTTCCAGTCATTTTCTCCTCTCTTGGTCAGGGCAAAGATTCACACCAATCAATCTCCCTAGTCTACCATAAAATTAAGGGAGACGCCCTGGCGGTTCCTccttaaaaataagtttgagATCTTGAATTTGAGTCTAGGCACTAGGCTGAGGTGGATAAAGGGGTGGGATACAGTTATCTTGTAGTTTAACCcattatatatttacaaaataacGGCAGAAGGAGAGTCAAGAAAAAATGTTCATCCTGCATTCAGAAAAGTAGGcaaagggagaaaaagaatgcataaaTGGGAACTTGATACAAAAGCAAGCCTCAATGTTATGCTCATAACACCTAGAGTTGTCAAAACAAAGCATATTAACTTCAAAATTATCTGAAACAGATGCTGTAATAGTGCTTGTCAAACAGGGACAAATCAATACCATGCAACCATCTAGATAAGAGCATTGCAACTACTCATGTATTCTTTAACACTACATAGAAATGATAACAGCGATTCAGTCACGCTTTCCCTGACCTATATTCTTGTAGAAAGAATGCAGAGCAGCTAAACAGGTACTAGACAGTTAAAACCCAAGAACAAGATGAAGAAATGATAAGTCCAATCAACCAGCTACTAAGAAACATGACCCCCACTTTGAAGAGAGTGGACAATTTGTCAAGAGCATACTGACGCCTGAAAGATCAGGGAGGAAGGGGTTGGTCTGAATAGGTGCTAAATGTGGTCATTTCGGTTGAGGATCTCCATTCTGTGTGTATTGACACTCATGGTACAAGatattatgatattttcaaatcattttaaataaaaatgtataaaaGAATCAGAGTTCATAAAAAAACATGCAGAAATCAAAGCAGTTAGAAAactattaaattatttatcatataaaaaatgaaaaataaaaactcacccTTGCGAATATACACTTGAGATGCTAATTGTTCCACCTTCAATTGTCAGCTCTTGTTCTTTCAGCTTTTCACTAGGAAGAGCACCATCAGTAGTAAAGGATCCACTATGACATGCTATAGACTGAGGCTGAGATGCACAGTTTGCTACATCAGAAGGCAGTCTTGGTACAAGTTGAGCTGCTGCACCAGTACTCTGGGCAGAGGCAAAGAAGTTTGGCTGTAGTGAAACAGGGAAGGGCATTGTCTTATTCATCATTCCAGGAGAAAGGTCTATCGCTCTGAAGGTAGTAGCTGTGCTCATATCAGATTCTATTGGGTTGTGTGCACTTCCAGGAATGGTTGGAGCAACAGTGATGTTTTTCTCATCAAACTTTGCAGAAAAAACTAAGGCAGGAGCGGACACACCATTTATGGCTCGAGATTGATCAGCATAATTTTCTGTGGGCCTGTGGTTGTTTCTCTGTTTCAGACAAGGTTGATGATCAGtcgttgaaaatttgtttacaTTCAAAAATCGTaatcaccaaaaaaaaaaaatcatcatctGATGTGCAATACTTGATCAAAAGAGCCAAGTATAGAATCTACCCATGGCATCAATTTTGATGGTTCATGGCTCCATCCTTGATATGTTCCCTCATACTTATGTACTTTTTCCTGTAAAAACTGAATGTACTCGATAACCTACGAGAAGATTGAACAGActattattcaaaattttgaaaactgtAGATGGAGAAAGAATAGATCATAACTATCAGAAGAAATCTATGTACCTCTAATAAAAATGAGGCCTTATCTCTCTTTTGGTCACTATGAGGAATGAGATCTCTTAGCATCTGAAATCTGCAAAAGAATGGATAGATTTTAGCATCTAATGATGATTCTGCATCACAACATTTCCATTTTTCAGTTACTCAACAGCAATTAACTTCCAATTTCACTTTGCCAAAGGCTttcaaatgatcaaaattCATAACATATCCACAAATCCACAAGAAATTTCCCCTTTACATAATATCAGAACTAATATGTGAAACAATTGaagaatttttcttgaagcATAGCTTCGTTGTTCAGTGCATtcta
This window encodes:
- the LOC18604911 gene encoding transcription factor BIM1 isoform X2; the encoded protein is MELPQSRPFGAEGRKSTHDFLSLYSHPSVQQDPRPPSHGGYLKTHDFLQLERLGKTSAKEETPVEVATAEKPPPPAPPPSVEHILPGGIGTYSISHISYFNPRVPKAEGAIYNVAQGSNTERNDENSNCSSYAGSGFTLWEESAGKKGKTGKENAGETPVVRAAGKVGQWATSSLERASQSSTNNHRNSFSSLSSSQPSSKQKSQSFMEMIKSAKGSAQDDDFEEDEDFVLKKESSTTTHSKGELRVKVDGKSAPDQKANTPRSKHSATEQRRRSKINDRFQMLRDLIPHSDQKRDKASFLLEVIEYIQFLQEKVHKYEGTYQGWSHEPSKLMPWRNNHRPTENYADQSRAINGVSAPALVFSAKFDEKNITVAPTIPGSAHNPIESDMSTATTFRAIDLSPGMMNKTMPFPVSLQPNFFASAQSTGAAAQLVPRLPSDVANCASQPQSIACHSGSFTTDGALPSEKLKEQELTIEGGTISISSVYSQGLLNTLTQALQTSGVDLSHASISVQIELGKRSSSRPTASASTLKDREAPTANQGTTRSRVGCGEDSDQPLKKLKT
- the LOC18604911 gene encoding transcription factor BIM1 isoform X1; this encodes MELPQSRPFGAEGRKSTHDFLSLYSHPSVQQDPRPPSHGGYLKTHDFLQLERLGKTSAKEETPVEVATAEKPPPPAPPPSVEHILPGGIGTYSISHISYFNPRVPKAEGAIYNVAQGSNTERNDENSNCSSYAGSGFTLWEESAGKKGKTGKENAGETPVVREAAGKVGQWATSSLERASQSSTNNHRNSFSSLSSSQPSSKQKSQSFMEMIKSAKGSAQDDDFEEDEDFVLKKESSTTTHSKGELRVKVDGKSAPDQKANTPRSKHSATEQRRRSKINDRFQMLRDLIPHSDQKRDKASFLLEVIEYIQFLQEKVHKYEGTYQGWSHEPSKLMPWRNNHRPTENYADQSRAINGVSAPALVFSAKFDEKNITVAPTIPGSAHNPIESDMSTATTFRAIDLSPGMMNKTMPFPVSLQPNFFASAQSTGAAAQLVPRLPSDVANCASQPQSIACHSGSFTTDGALPSEKLKEQELTIEGGTISISSVYSQGLLNTLTQALQTSGVDLSHASISVQIELGKRSSSRPTASASTLKDREAPTANQGTTRSRVGCGEDSDQPLKKLKT